One Methanoculleus sp. 7T genomic window carries:
- a CDS encoding GNAT family N-acetyltransferase: MTEKTDIEVRLVDVWDVEMIADLYRAGGWWDEVWDPTGLRALITGSFAFAVAVDLAAGKAVGMGRVLSDGVSDAYIQDLVVLPGYRGRGIGTMILSTLLDYCKSAGVTWVALVAEPGTEAFYTPLGFRRMEGHIPMRWYPDER, translated from the coding sequence ATGACGGAGAAGACGGATATCGAGGTCCGGCTGGTGGATGTCTGGGACGTAGAGATGATCGCCGACCTCTACCGGGCTGGAGGATGGTGGGACGAGGTATGGGACCCCACGGGGCTCCGCGCTCTCATCACCGGGAGCTTCGCCTTTGCCGTCGCCGTCGACCTTGCGGCCGGCAAAGCGGTCGGCATGGGCAGGGTGCTCTCGGATGGGGTCTCGGACGCCTACATCCAGGACCTGGTCGTCCTCCCCGGCTACCGGGGCCGCGGCATCGGAACGATGATCTTATCAACGCTGCTTGATTACTGTAAATCTGCAGGTGTCACCTGGGTCGCCCTTGTTGCCGAACCCGGAACCGAAGCGTTCTATACCCCGCTCGGGTTCCGGAGAATGGAGGGGCATATACCCATGCGGTGGTACCCGGACGAGAGGTGA